A genome region from Thermoanaerobaculia bacterium includes the following:
- the atpB gene encoding F0F1 ATP synthase subunit A, producing the protein MMAPENPLSHVIQHPLKEFPADLGMLTPRGVITVLSDQIVMMIVAGLLLMFVFPLLLRRRAGADPIGRLVPTGFGNFVETVCQYLRKEIAEPVLGVHTDRFIQYVWSAFFFVLTINLLGLLPLHPVSALFGTHIGGAATGNIWVTATLAILTLILMVVNGLRFGGMAYIKHFCPGPLWLAPLLIPVEIIGLGAKTFALAVRLFANMIAGHILLGVLLGLIFSAVQALGTGAGLAVTSVIVAGSVAITLLEVFVAFLQAFIFTFLTALFIGMSVNVHHDEHDEHHEHHEEAAAH; encoded by the coding sequence ATGATGGCACCTGAAAATCCCCTCAGCCATGTGATCCAGCACCCTTTGAAGGAGTTTCCCGCCGACCTCGGAATGCTCACTCCCCGGGGCGTGATCACGGTGCTCTCCGATCAGATCGTCATGATGATCGTGGCCGGACTGCTGCTGATGTTCGTGTTTCCCCTCCTGCTGCGCCGACGCGCCGGTGCCGATCCGATCGGCCGCCTGGTGCCCACCGGCTTCGGGAACTTCGTCGAGACGGTCTGCCAGTACCTGCGCAAGGAGATCGCCGAGCCGGTCCTGGGTGTGCATACCGACCGCTTCATCCAGTACGTCTGGAGCGCCTTCTTCTTCGTCCTCACGATCAACCTCCTGGGGTTGCTTCCCCTGCACCCGGTTTCGGCGCTCTTCGGCACCCACATCGGCGGCGCGGCGACCGGCAACATCTGGGTGACGGCGACCCTCGCCATCCTCACCCTCATCCTGATGGTCGTGAACGGCCTGCGCTTCGGCGGCATGGCCTACATCAAGCACTTCTGTCCCGGCCCGCTCTGGCTCGCCCCGCTGCTGATTCCGGTCGAGATCATCGGCCTCGGCGCCAAGACCTTCGCGCTCGCCGTCCGACTCTTCGCCAACATGATCGCCGGCCACATCCTGCTCGGCGTCCTGCTCGGCCTGATCTTCTCGGCTGTCCAGGCGCTCGGCACCGGCGCAGGTCTCGCCGTGACCTCGGTCATCGTCGCCGGCAGCGTGGCCATCACGCTCCTCGAGGTCTTCGTCGCCTTCCTGCAGGCCTTCATCTTCACGTTCTTGACCGCCCTCTTCATCGGCATGTCGGTGAACGTGCATCACGATGAGCACGACGAACACCACGAGCACCACGAAGAAGCAGCCGCCCACTGA
- the rpiB gene encoding ribose 5-phosphate isomerase B, whose protein sequence is MRIAIGADHAGYTLKDHLRARLAEAGHELHDVGAHSEVSVDYPDFAAEVARAVAAGSAERGILVCGSGIGMAIAANRHRGVRAAACVDLYSARLCRQHNDANVLTLGSRIVAPPLAEAIVDLFLATPFEGGRHQRRVAKLDGDPG, encoded by the coding sequence ATGCGCATCGCGATCGGTGCCGATCACGCCGGCTACACCCTGAAAGACCATCTTCGTGCCCGCCTCGCGGAAGCCGGGCACGAGCTGCACGACGTCGGCGCCCACTCCGAAGTCTCGGTGGACTATCCGGATTTTGCTGCGGAGGTGGCGCGGGCGGTCGCCGCCGGCTCCGCCGAGCGCGGCATTCTGGTCTGCGGCTCAGGGATCGGCATGGCGATCGCCGCCAACCGCCACCGTGGCGTCCGCGCCGCCGCCTGCGTGGATCTCTATTCCGCCCGGCTCTGCCGGCAGCACAACGACGCCAACGTTCTCACCCTCGGCAGCCGCATCGTCGCGCCGCCGCTCGCGGAAGCGATCGTCGACCTCTTTCTCGCCACCCCATTCGAAGGCGGCCGCCACCAGCGCCGTGTCGCCAAGCTGGACGGAGACCCTGGATGA
- a CDS encoding AtpZ/AtpI family protein, which yields MVEERNDPRRLKDPQDRQPWMRLAGTGVELAAAVGGFALLGYWIDRHYDSSPWGLLVGALLGLIGGFYNLIKASLSASREARELDQESKEEREQP from the coding sequence ATGGTCGAAGAACGCAACGACCCGCGCCGTCTTAAGGATCCCCAGGACCGGCAGCCGTGGATGCGGCTCGCGGGCACCGGGGTCGAGCTCGCCGCAGCCGTGGGCGGGTTCGCGCTCCTGGGTTACTGGATCGATCGGCACTACGATTCGAGTCCCTGGGGCCTGCTGGTCGGGGCGCTCCTCGGCCTCATTGGCGGGTTCTACAACCTGATCAAGGCGTCTCTCTCGGCCTCCCGGGAGGCTCGCGAGCTCGATCAGGAGTCGAAAGAGGAACGCGAGCAGCCGTGA
- a CDS encoding acyl-CoA carboxylase subunit beta gives MREQLLTDLERRLAASAAGGGAERVDRQHKDGKLTARERVDLLLDAGSFVEIDALVTHRCRDFGMEDQKIPGDGVVCGYGTIDGRLVYLFAQDFTVFGGSLSETNAAKICKVMDLAVENGAPVIGLNDSGGARIQEGVVSLGGYADIFLRNTLASGVVPQISAIMGPCAGGAVYSPAITDFILMVEGTSYMFVTGPDVIRTVTHEEVTKEDLGGAATHAGKSGVAHFTYGNDAACLMGIRELLSFLPSNNIDDPPAGRSDDDPDRESELLAKLIPDDPNKPYDVHRLIGEVVDDGKFLEVHAAYARNLVVGFARLANQSVGIVANQPNYLAGVLDIDASLKGARFVRFCDAFNIPLITFEDVPGFLPGTQQEYGGIIKHGAKLLYAYAEATVPKLTVITRKAYGGAYCVMASKHLRTDVNLAYPSAEIAVMGPEGAVNVLFKRELEKADSPAEARAEKVALYREKFSNPYIAAERGFVDAVIEPRKTRPALIRALRQLRSKRQSLPPKKHGNLPL, from the coding sequence GTGCGCGAGCAACTGTTGACCGATCTCGAGAGACGCCTCGCGGCCTCCGCCGCCGGGGGCGGGGCGGAGCGCGTGGACCGCCAGCACAAGGACGGCAAGCTCACCGCCCGCGAACGGGTCGACCTGCTGCTCGACGCCGGGTCGTTCGTCGAGATCGACGCCTTGGTCACGCACCGCTGCCGCGACTTCGGCATGGAGGATCAGAAGATCCCCGGCGACGGGGTGGTCTGCGGCTACGGCACGATCGACGGCCGCCTGGTCTACCTCTTCGCCCAGGACTTCACGGTTTTCGGCGGGTCGCTGTCGGAGACCAACGCCGCCAAGATCTGCAAGGTGATGGATCTCGCGGTCGAAAACGGCGCGCCGGTCATCGGACTCAACGATTCGGGCGGCGCGCGGATCCAGGAGGGCGTGGTCTCCCTCGGCGGCTACGCCGACATCTTCCTCCGCAACACGCTCGCCTCGGGCGTCGTGCCCCAGATCTCGGCGATCATGGGTCCGTGCGCCGGCGGGGCGGTCTACTCGCCGGCGATCACCGATTTCATCCTGATGGTCGAGGGGACGAGCTACATGTTCGTCACCGGACCGGACGTGATCCGCACCGTCACTCACGAAGAGGTGACGAAAGAGGATCTGGGAGGGGCGGCGACCCACGCCGGCAAGAGCGGGGTGGCGCATTTCACCTACGGCAACGACGCCGCCTGCCTCATGGGGATCCGCGAGCTGCTCTCCTTCCTGCCTTCCAACAACATCGACGACCCTCCGGCCGGCAGGAGCGACGACGACCCGGACCGCGAATCGGAGCTCCTCGCCAAGCTGATTCCGGACGACCCGAACAAGCCCTACGACGTGCATCGGCTGATCGGCGAAGTGGTCGACGACGGCAAGTTCCTCGAGGTGCACGCCGCCTACGCGCGCAACCTGGTCGTCGGTTTCGCGCGACTCGCCAACCAGAGCGTCGGCATCGTCGCCAACCAGCCGAACTACCTCGCCGGGGTGCTCGACATCGACGCCTCCCTGAAGGGCGCCCGCTTCGTGCGCTTTTGCGACGCCTTCAACATTCCCCTGATCACCTTCGAGGACGTCCCCGGGTTCCTGCCCGGCACCCAGCAGGAGTATGGCGGGATCATCAAGCACGGCGCCAAGCTCCTCTATGCCTACGCCGAGGCGACCGTCCCCAAACTCACCGTGATCACACGCAAGGCCTACGGCGGCGCCTATTGCGTCATGGCCTCGAAGCACCTCCGGACGGACGTCAACCTCGCCTACCCATCGGCCGAGATCGCGGTCATGGGTCCCGAGGGCGCGGTCAACGTCCTCTTCAAACGCGAGCTCGAGAAGGCGGACTCTCCCGCCGAGGCACGCGCCGAGAAGGTGGCCCTCTATCGGGAGAAGTTCTCCAACCCCTACATCGCCGCCGAGCGGGGCTTCGTCGACGCGGTCATCGAACCGCGCAAGACCCGGCCGGCGCTCATCCGCGCCCTGCGCCAGCTGCGCAGCAAGCGCCAGTCCCTGCCGCCCAAGAAGCATGGCAATCTGCCGCTTTGA
- a CDS encoding serine hydroxymethyltransferase — protein sequence MIARPLVEVDPEIAVEIAAEKERQNTGLELIASENFASRAVMEAAGSVLTNKYAEGYPGRRYYGGCEVVDRVETLAIDRLKRLFGAEHANVQPHSGTSANTAVYFAMLRPGDTLMGMDLSCGGHLTHGHRLSYSGRDFNVVAYGVDRATERIDFDEVERLALEHRPKLIVCGASAYSRTIDFARFREIADRAGSLLMADIAHIAGLVAAGLHPSPVPHCHFVTSTTHKTLRGPRGGVILCRQEFAKEIDRAVFPGLQGGPLMHIIAAKAVAFEEALSAGFRAYQAQVVANTATLAAALAAEGFRIVSGGTDNHLFLMDVASRGLTGKASEGALDAAQITVNKNTIPFDTQSPMVASGVRVGTAAVTTRGMKGPEMGEIARLISEVLAAPEDTGVQAAVRERVRRLCARFPLYTPADTATPSDAAAATGANAPSPAR from the coding sequence ATGATCGCTCGCCCGCTGGTCGAGGTGGACCCCGAAATCGCCGTCGAGATTGCCGCCGAAAAGGAGCGCCAGAACACCGGACTGGAGCTCATCGCTTCGGAGAACTTCGCCAGTCGCGCAGTGATGGAGGCCGCCGGCAGCGTCCTCACCAACAAGTATGCCGAGGGGTATCCGGGACGCCGCTACTACGGCGGCTGCGAAGTGGTCGACCGGGTCGAGACGCTGGCGATCGACCGCTTGAAGCGGCTCTTCGGCGCCGAGCACGCCAACGTGCAGCCGCACTCGGGCACTTCGGCGAACACTGCGGTCTACTTCGCCATGCTGCGCCCGGGCGACACCCTGATGGGGATGGACCTCTCCTGCGGCGGGCACCTCACCCACGGCCATCGCCTCTCCTATTCGGGCCGCGACTTCAACGTCGTCGCCTACGGCGTCGATCGCGCGACCGAGCGCATCGATTTCGACGAGGTCGAGCGGTTGGCGCTCGAGCACCGGCCGAAGCTCATCGTCTGCGGCGCTTCGGCCTACAGCCGGACGATCGATTTCGCGCGCTTTCGCGAGATCGCCGACCGCGCCGGCTCGCTCCTCATGGCGGACATCGCCCACATCGCCGGGCTGGTGGCCGCCGGGCTCCACCCCTCGCCGGTTCCGCACTGCCATTTCGTCACCTCGACGACCCACAAGACGCTGCGCGGACCGCGCGGCGGAGTGATCCTGTGCAGGCAGGAGTTCGCCAAGGAGATCGACCGGGCGGTCTTTCCCGGCCTTCAGGGCGGTCCGTTGATGCACATCATCGCTGCCAAGGCGGTGGCGTTCGAGGAAGCGCTCTCCGCAGGCTTCCGCGCCTATCAGGCGCAGGTCGTCGCCAACACCGCTACCCTGGCCGCGGCGCTCGCGGCGGAGGGCTTCCGGATCGTCTCGGGCGGCACCGACAATCACCTCTTCCTGATGGATGTCGCCAGCCGCGGTCTGACCGGAAAGGCGTCGGAGGGTGCGCTCGACGCCGCCCAGATCACGGTGAACAAGAACACGATCCCCTTCGATACCCAGTCCCCGATGGTCGCTTCCGGCGTCCGGGTCGGCACCGCCGCCGTCACGACGCGCGGCATGAAGGGCCCGGAGATGGGCGAGATCGCGCGGCTGATCTCCGAGGTCCTGGCGGCGCCCGAAGATACCGGGGTGCAGGCCGCGGTGCGCGAACGCGTGCGCCGGCTCTGCGCCCGCTTCCCGCTCTACACCCCCGCCGACACCGCCACCCCCTCCGATGCCGCTGCCGCCACTGGCGCCAACGCCCCCAGCCCCGCTCGTTGA
- a CDS encoding bifunctional folylpolyglutamate synthase/dihydrofolate synthase — protein MASAREILLGLEQWGIRLGLEHLRELAAALGHPERATPAVIVAGTNGKGSVSALLASIAEAAGLRTGLYTSPHLERVEERIRVGGREIDAAALGDLLQEVLAAAARLGHASPTYFEAMTLGALLQFARQKVDLSVLEVGMGGRLDATNLADGRLAVVTAIALDHQEFLGSTLDAIAREKAGVLRTGQPAVFSPQLPDAARALADEAGKRGARALDVGDEVVAMAVRFRGLAGLGIRLTTRQRSYELESALSGRHQAWNVATAVVAAEQFAAAGLPTLPPGAIVAGVAACRWPGRLEALPVPGAGTTVLLDAAHNPAGCKALVEFLDELDRPFTLLFGALADKDLGQMLPDLAARASRVVLTRPASPRAADPATLAALVPAAKSVRVEARIEAALELALADEPARPAPPHLAHLPHLVVACGSIFLIGELRTILLRSRPEPSG, from the coding sequence ATGGCCTCGGCCCGCGAGATCCTCCTCGGACTCGAGCAGTGGGGCATCCGGCTCGGCCTCGAACACCTGCGCGAGCTCGCCGCCGCCCTCGGCCATCCCGAACGCGCGACGCCGGCGGTCATCGTCGCCGGCACCAACGGCAAGGGTTCGGTTTCCGCCCTGCTCGCCTCGATCGCCGAGGCCGCGGGCCTCCGGACCGGGCTCTACACCTCGCCCCATCTCGAGCGGGTCGAAGAACGGATCCGGGTCGGCGGGCGAGAGATCGACGCCGCCGCGCTGGGCGATCTGCTGCAGGAGGTCCTCGCCGCCGCCGCCCGGCTCGGCCACGCGAGTCCGACCTACTTCGAGGCGATGACGCTCGGCGCCCTCCTCCAGTTCGCGCGCCAGAAGGTCGACCTCTCCGTCCTCGAGGTCGGTATGGGGGGGCGCCTCGACGCCACCAACCTCGCCGATGGGCGTCTCGCCGTCGTTACCGCCATCGCACTCGACCATCAGGAGTTCCTGGGCTCGACTCTCGACGCCATCGCGCGGGAGAAGGCCGGGGTTCTGCGCACCGGACAGCCGGCGGTCTTCTCTCCCCAGCTCCCCGACGCCGCGCGGGCGCTCGCCGACGAAGCCGGGAAGCGCGGCGCGCGGGCGCTCGACGTCGGCGACGAGGTCGTCGCGATGGCTGTGCGCTTTCGCGGCCTTGCCGGCCTGGGGATCCGCCTCACGACCCGGCAGCGCAGCTACGAGCTCGAGAGCGCACTCTCCGGACGCCATCAGGCCTGGAACGTCGCGACCGCGGTCGTCGCCGCCGAGCAGTTCGCGGCGGCCGGTCTGCCCACGCTTCCGCCCGGCGCGATCGTCGCCGGCGTCGCGGCGTGCCGGTGGCCCGGCCGGCTCGAAGCGCTGCCCGTGCCCGGCGCGGGCACGACCGTGCTGCTCGACGCCGCGCACAATCCCGCCGGTTGCAAGGCCCTGGTCGAATTCCTCGACGAGCTCGACCGCCCCTTCACCCTGCTCTTCGGCGCCCTGGCGGACAAGGACCTCGGGCAGATGCTGCCGGATCTCGCGGCGCGCGCCAGTCGCGTGGTGCTGACCCGTCCGGCCTCGCCGCGCGCCGCCGACCCGGCGACACTCGCCGCCCTCGTGCCGGCAGCGAAGAGCGTTCGCGTCGAAGCGCGTATCGAAGCGGCCCTCGAGCTCGCCCTCGCGGACGAGCCCGCACGGCCCGCGCCGCCCCACTTGGCCCATCTGCCCCACCTGGTCGTGGCGTGCGGCTCGATCTTCCTGATCGGCGAGCTGCGTACGATCCTCCTGCGATCGCGCCCCGAACCCTCGGGCTGA
- a CDS encoding 3-deoxy-7-phosphoheptulonate synthase class II: MPLPPLAPTPPAPLVEKREGVVTGWSPDSWRRLPAEQQPVYTDPEAVEEVYRQLASLPPLVTSWEVEALKSQLADAAAGKAFLLQGGDCAESFADCTSAVIANKLKVLLQMSLVLVHGSQRRVIRVGRFAGQYAKPRSADLEEQAGVALPAYRGDLINRTPFTAADRASDPQLLLRGYERAALTLNFIRALVDGGFADLHHPEYWDLDFVQHSPLAEDYRRIVAGIGDSLRFMETLAGRQVGEMNRVDFFTSHEGLHLLYEQAQTRKVPHRDGWYNLSTHFPWIGMRTAKLGGAHVEYFRGIANPVAVKIGPATSAEGLLELIDVLSPHNEPGRLTLIHRFGARAIAAGLPPLVEAVERAGRRVVWSCDPMHGNTESTQLGRKTRRFEHILEELEQAFAIHQTIGSVLGGVHLELTGENVTECIGGARGLEAAGLELAYRTQVDPRLNCEQALEMVMRIARRIGPPPA; this comes from the coding sequence ATGCCGCTGCCGCCACTGGCGCCAACGCCCCCAGCCCCGCTCGTTGAAAAGCGGGAGGGCGTCGTGACCGGCTGGTCCCCCGATTCCTGGCGGCGCCTTCCGGCCGAGCAGCAGCCGGTCTACACGGATCCGGAAGCTGTGGAGGAGGTTTATCGCCAGCTGGCGTCTCTGCCGCCCCTGGTCACCTCCTGGGAGGTCGAAGCGCTCAAGAGCCAGCTCGCCGACGCCGCCGCCGGAAAGGCCTTTCTGCTGCAGGGGGGAGACTGCGCCGAGAGCTTCGCCGACTGCACCTCCGCGGTCATCGCCAACAAGCTCAAGGTCCTGCTGCAGATGAGCCTCGTGCTGGTGCACGGTTCGCAACGGCGGGTCATTCGCGTCGGGCGCTTCGCGGGCCAGTACGCCAAGCCGCGCTCGGCGGACCTCGAGGAGCAGGCCGGTGTGGCGCTCCCGGCCTACCGCGGCGATCTCATCAACCGTACGCCGTTCACCGCCGCCGACCGCGCGAGCGATCCGCAACTCCTCCTGCGCGGCTACGAGCGCGCCGCGCTGACGCTCAACTTCATCCGCGCCCTGGTGGACGGCGGCTTCGCCGACCTCCACCATCCCGAGTACTGGGACCTCGACTTCGTCCAGCACTCGCCGCTCGCCGAGGACTACCGGCGGATCGTCGCCGGTATCGGCGACTCGCTGCGCTTCATGGAGACCCTCGCCGGCCGGCAGGTGGGGGAGATGAACCGGGTCGACTTCTTCACCAGTCACGAGGGCCTGCATCTGCTCTATGAGCAGGCGCAGACCCGCAAGGTGCCGCATCGCGATGGCTGGTACAACCTCTCGACCCACTTTCCCTGGATCGGCATGCGCACCGCGAAGCTCGGCGGCGCCCATGTCGAGTACTTCCGCGGCATCGCCAATCCGGTCGCCGTCAAGATCGGTCCGGCAACGTCGGCGGAGGGGCTGCTCGAGCTCATCGATGTGCTCTCTCCGCACAACGAGCCTGGCCGGCTGACGCTCATTCACCGGTTCGGCGCGCGGGCGATCGCCGCCGGACTGCCGCCGCTCGTCGAGGCGGTCGAGCGCGCCGGCCGCCGCGTCGTCTGGTCCTGCGATCCGATGCACGGCAACACCGAGTCGACGCAGCTGGGCAGGAAGACCCGGCGCTTCGAGCACATCCTCGAGGAGCTCGAGCAGGCGTTCGCGATTCACCAGACGATCGGCTCGGTGCTGGGCGGCGTTCACCTCGAGCTCACCGGAGAGAACGTCACCGAATGCATCGGTGGCGCGCGCGGACTCGAGGCGGCGGGCCTCGAGCTCGCCTACCGCACCCAGGTCGACCCGCGCCTCAACTGCGAGCAGGCCCTCGAGATGGTCATGCGCATCGCCCGACGCATCGGCCCCCCACCGGCCTAG